One window of Klebsiella quasivariicola genomic DNA carries:
- a CDS encoding carbohydrate kinase family protein, giving the protein MATFDAVFVGLTILDIAGRPVVAIPPRGGVAFIEQIRLNPAGTAAGANINAAKLGIRTAAVACLGEDEKADFILASYARLGIDCSLIQRTALKETSATILPIRPNGERPALHCRGASDALFVSDAEFDAVLDCRFLHHGGTGLLAAMDQGQSARLLQAAKARGVTTSFDLIAPNEDTLELLRPLLPSVDYFMPSLEEAAFLCGETQPEAIGRFFLALGVGTCILKDGENGSWLIRGDGALEHIAPWPVEAVDTTGCGDSYCGGFIAALARGLSVKAACDVASAVAALVATGMGSDAGVVDWEQTQAFMAAHRP; this is encoded by the coding sequence ATGGCAACCTTTGACGCCGTGTTTGTCGGCCTGACTATTCTGGATATCGCCGGGCGCCCGGTGGTGGCGATCCCGCCGCGCGGCGGCGTCGCCTTTATTGAGCAAATTCGCCTCAACCCCGCCGGCACCGCCGCCGGGGCCAATATTAACGCCGCGAAGCTGGGGATCCGCACCGCAGCGGTGGCCTGCCTGGGTGAAGATGAAAAGGCCGACTTTATCCTCGCCAGCTATGCCCGGCTGGGCATCGACTGCTCGCTTATCCAGCGCACCGCGCTGAAAGAGACCTCGGCGACGATCCTGCCGATTCGCCCCAACGGCGAGCGTCCGGCCCTGCACTGCCGGGGCGCATCCGACGCCCTGTTTGTCAGTGACGCGGAATTTGACGCCGTCCTCGACTGTCGTTTCCTGCATCACGGCGGGACCGGACTGCTGGCGGCAATGGATCAGGGGCAGAGCGCGCGGCTGTTGCAGGCGGCTAAAGCGCGCGGAGTCACCACCAGCTTTGACCTTATCGCCCCGAATGAAGACACCCTTGAACTGCTGCGGCCCCTGCTGCCGTCGGTGGATTATTTCATGCCTTCGCTGGAGGAAGCCGCTTTTCTCTGCGGCGAGACCCAGCCGGAGGCCATCGGCCGTTTCTTCCTGGCGCTCGGCGTGGGCACCTGTATTCTGAAAGACGGCGAGAACGGCTCCTGGCTTATCCGTGGCGATGGCGCGCTGGAGCATATTGCGCCGTGGCCCGTCGAGGCAGTGGATACCACCGGCTGCGGCGACAGCTACTGCGGCGGGTTTATTGCCGCGCTGGCGCGCGGGCTCAGCGTGAAAGCAGCGTGTGACGTCGCCTCGGCGGTGGCCGCGCTGGTGGCAACCGGGATGGGATCGGATGCCGGGGTGGTAGACTGGGAACAGACCCAGGCTTTTATGGCGGCCCATCGCCCCTGA
- a CDS encoding ABC transporter permease: MSQITLKTPAPTEQTASSPLAWLSRAGFGVITLLAIALFGWANPVFLTVDNWANLLQGSAILLIVAMAMTLIVSAGAIDLSVGVALDFGAAFALVALKTWHLPWQAAVGCALLGGVLIGLLNAFLILICRIRPFLATLGTWFIASSAERIYTDGGGAIAYRRMAPEYHDLAVGSLGGIPTPVVIVLALWLVAWLVTERTLWGKYVRAIGQNSEAARIAGIRDRLTMLGVLVAASALCAVGGVILSANLRQFTPLAGQSYLMDAIAAVFIGTAFNRLGRVSILGTLGGVLFLAIIDNGLNLMGLNYLVKDALVGVILVVALALSFWQARMRQTHR; this comes from the coding sequence ATGAGCCAGATAACCCTGAAAACCCCTGCCCCGACAGAACAGACGGCCAGCAGCCCGCTGGCCTGGCTATCGCGGGCCGGATTTGGCGTCATCACCCTGCTGGCCATCGCCCTGTTTGGCTGGGCGAATCCGGTATTTTTAACCGTGGATAACTGGGCCAACCTGCTGCAGGGCAGCGCGATCCTGCTGATTGTGGCGATGGCGATGACCCTGATCGTCAGCGCCGGGGCGATTGATCTGTCGGTGGGCGTTGCGCTCGATTTCGGCGCCGCCTTCGCCCTCGTCGCCCTGAAAACCTGGCATCTGCCGTGGCAGGCCGCGGTGGGCTGCGCCCTGCTTGGCGGCGTCCTGATTGGCCTGCTCAATGCCTTTCTGATCCTCATCTGCCGGATCCGCCCCTTCCTCGCCACGCTCGGCACCTGGTTTATCGCCAGCAGCGCCGAGCGCATCTATACCGACGGCGGCGGCGCGATAGCCTATCGGCGGATGGCGCCGGAATATCACGATCTGGCAGTGGGCAGCCTTGGTGGGATCCCCACGCCGGTGGTGATTGTGCTGGCGCTGTGGCTGGTGGCCTGGCTGGTCACCGAGCGCACGCTGTGGGGCAAATATGTCCGCGCCATCGGTCAGAACAGCGAAGCAGCGCGCATCGCCGGGATCCGCGATCGCCTGACCATGCTCGGCGTGCTGGTGGCCGCCTCGGCGCTCTGTGCCGTCGGCGGGGTGATCCTCTCCGCCAACCTGCGGCAGTTTACCCCGCTGGCCGGGCAGTCTTACCTGATGGACGCCATTGCGGCAGTATTTATCGGCACCGCCTTTAATCGTCTGGGCCGGGTCAGCATCCTTGGCACCCTCGGCGGCGTGCTGTTCCTTGCCATTATTGATAATGGCCTGAACCTGATGGGGCTCAATTATCTGGTGAAGGACGCGCTGGTCGGCGTGATTCTGGTGGTGGCCCTCGCCCTTTCCTTCTGGCAGGCGCGCATGCGCCAAACGCATCGCTAA